Proteins found in one Deinococcus hopiensis KR-140 genomic segment:
- a CDS encoding multidrug DMT transporter produces MDNLLKKAGAMLGHLDLFTHMLHLRSLLQLAAHLEERGDRVILVTPQTMTLIGTDLETVEVITNSKGVQIQAGVAYNVLQGLKGHEAPEYAVTREELKALNAEAIRNLEQGDALRAFGETLVRISGPIPARKGRSTGGTAPTPDPT; encoded by the coding sequence ATGGACAACCTGTTGAAGAAGGCCGGAGCGATGCTGGGTCACCTGGACCTGTTTACGCACATGCTGCACCTACGCAGCCTTCTTCAGCTCGCTGCACATCTGGAAGAGCGCGGAGACCGTGTGATTCTCGTGACGCCACAGACCATGACCCTTATAGGAACAGACCTGGAGACAGTGGAGGTCATCACCAACAGCAAGGGTGTGCAGATTCAAGCAGGAGTGGCCTACAACGTTCTTCAGGGCCTCAAGGGCCATGAAGCGCCAGAGTACGCAGTGACCCGGGAGGAACTCAAAGCGCTGAACGCGGAGGCGATACGGAACTTGGAGCAGGGTGACGCACTGCGTGCATTCGGTGAGACGTTGGTCCGAATCAGCGGGCCGATCCCAGCCCGCAAGGGCCGGAGCACAGGAGGTACAGCGCCCACCCCCGATCCCACCTGA
- a CDS encoding gamma-glutamyl-gamma-aminobutyrate hydrolase family protein → MRARPLIGLSTSQFTDVLTRGVNGTPRRYAEAVERVGGVPILLPNLHGPVADYARQVDAVLLTGGVDVHPRHYGQAPRRGLGEVDEERDTFEMTLYRAVRALGKPVLGICRGMQMLNVLEGGSLHQHLPDVPQAWVDHAQVARPPVLGHEIAFVSGSLLEQTHGPSAHLNSYHHQAVDAVAPPLQVTAIAPDGIVEGLEGDGLLGVQWHPEMLFERHECALGTFKAFMRLLGVPA, encoded by the coding sequence ATGCGTGCCCGTCCCCTGATCGGCCTGAGTACCTCGCAGTTCACTGACGTTCTGACCCGCGGTGTCAATGGGACGCCCCGCCGCTACGCTGAGGCGGTCGAACGCGTGGGGGGCGTCCCCATCCTGCTGCCCAATCTCCATGGCCCGGTCGCCGACTACGCCCGTCAGGTGGACGCCGTCTTGCTCACGGGCGGCGTCGACGTTCATCCACGGCACTACGGTCAGGCGCCCAGGCGTGGTCTGGGTGAAGTCGACGAGGAACGGGATACGTTTGAAATGACCCTCTACCGGGCGGTGAGGGCGCTGGGGAAACCCGTGCTGGGCATCTGCCGGGGCATGCAGATGCTCAACGTGCTGGAGGGTGGCTCGCTGCATCAGCACCTTCCCGACGTGCCGCAAGCGTGGGTGGATCACGCCCAGGTGGCACGCCCACCTGTCCTTGGCCACGAGATTGCGTTCGTTTCGGGGAGCCTCCTGGAGCAGACCCATGGACCCAGCGCTCACCTGAATTCCTATCACCATCAGGCGGTTGACGCGGTTGCGCCGCCGCTGCAGGTCACGGCGATAGCGCCGGACGGCATTGTGGAGGGCCTGGAGGGTGACGGCCTCCTGGGTGTGCAGTGGCACCCGGAGATGCTTTTTGAGCGGCATGAATGCGCCCTTGGGACCTTCAAAGCGTTTATGAGGCTCCTGGGTGTGCCGGCCTGA
- a CDS encoding DNA repair protein: protein MAKTNARNPTSINRFQALLATAALTADVQAIIAQPDTNDVDAQLTHLLRQAHDRWGFGLHHLQHTARWTGQTIELLADGRAVADLNADPARIASVYAGMGAPDEHGLSSWPVLGEGQRTTVKSAAQLRVLIEDARDFETLWTPEKNGLTYRMWRTQTTEGEQLAAEYARPTSAAELLADAAWDVITRIKDRSLQRDLMKRSEQGGILQAFLSARHKDAATNLSTLAEAHFTVQGNVGRLTGPAARDFDAFRSLQRSTAEELLALHEGAVKKVAATLHGELK from the coding sequence ATGGCAAAGACGAACGCACGCAACCCTACCAGCATCAACCGCTTTCAGGCCCTCCTCGCCACCGCCGCCCTCACCGCTGACGTTCAGGCCATCATCGCCCAGCCCGACACCAATGATGTCGACGCGCAACTCACGCACCTGCTCCGCCAGGCGCACGACCGCTGGGGTTTTGGGCTACACCACCTGCAGCATACGGCCCGCTGGACAGGACAGACCATCGAGTTGCTCGCCGACGGCCGCGCCGTCGCAGATCTGAACGCTGATCCCGCCCGCATCGCCTCTGTTTACGCGGGCATGGGCGCTCCCGATGAACACGGCCTCAGCTCCTGGCCCGTCCTCGGGGAAGGCCAGCGCACCACCGTCAAAAGTGCAGCGCAGCTGCGTGTCCTGATTGAGGACGCCCGTGACTTCGAGACGCTCTGGACCCCTGAGAAAAACGGCCTCACCTACCGCATGTGGCGTACCCAGACCACCGAGGGCGAGCAGCTCGCCGCTGAGTACGCCCGCCCCACCAGCGCCGCGGAACTCCTCGCCGACGCTGCCTGGGACGTTATCACCCGCATCAAGGACCGCAGCCTGCAGCGCGACCTGATGAAACGCAGTGAGCAGGGTGGCATCCTTCAGGCATTCCTCAGCGCCAGGCACAAAGACGCCGCCACGAACCTCTCCACACTCGCCGAAGCGCACTTCACGGTGCAGGGCAACGTTGGACGCCTCACCGGCCCCGCTGCGCGCGACTTCGACGCGTTCCGCTCGCTGCAGCGCTCGACCGCCGAGGAGCTCCTCGCCCTACACGAAGGTGCCGTGAAGAAAGTCGCGGCCACCCTGCACGGCGAGTTGAAGTAA
- the recA gene encoding recombinase RecA → MAKETTKEFGVPTDSKERTKAIEMAMTQIEKQFGKGSIMKLGADSKLDVQVISTGSLSLDVALGVGGIPKGRVTEIYGPESGGKTTLALSIIAQSQKEGGTCAFIDAEHALDPVYARALGVDTDQLLVSQPDNGEQALEIMELLVRSGAIDVVVVDSVAALTPRSEIEGEMGDSLPGLQARLMSQALRKLTAILSKTGTAAIFINQVREKIGVMYGNPETTTGGRALKFYSSVRLDVRKVGGKSNMVDNVAVSHTVKVKTVKNKVAPPFKEVELTIVYGKGFDAMDDLVTLATNFEVIKKSGSFYSYREERLGQGKEKAIAFLAERPELLADIREQVLAQLRGNTPALPTTAEALPAD, encoded by the coding sequence ATGGCGAAGGAAACCACAAAAGAATTCGGTGTTCCCACCGACAGCAAAGAGCGCACCAAGGCCATCGAAATGGCCATGACGCAGATCGAGAAGCAGTTCGGCAAGGGCAGCATCATGAAGCTCGGCGCCGACAGCAAACTCGACGTGCAGGTCATCTCCACCGGCAGCCTGAGCCTCGATGTCGCCCTGGGCGTCGGCGGCATCCCCAAAGGCCGCGTCACCGAAATCTACGGCCCCGAGTCGGGTGGCAAAACCACCCTCGCCCTCTCCATCATTGCCCAGTCCCAGAAAGAAGGCGGCACCTGCGCCTTTATTGACGCCGAGCATGCGCTGGACCCCGTCTACGCCCGCGCCCTGGGGGTGGACACCGATCAACTGCTCGTCTCGCAGCCCGACAACGGCGAGCAGGCGTTGGAAATCATGGAACTGCTCGTCCGCTCGGGCGCCATCGACGTCGTGGTCGTGGACTCGGTGGCTGCGCTGACGCCGCGCTCGGAAATCGAAGGGGAAATGGGCGACTCGCTGCCCGGCCTCCAGGCCCGCCTGATGTCGCAGGCCCTTCGCAAGCTGACGGCGATCCTGTCCAAGACGGGCACCGCGGCCATCTTCATCAACCAGGTGCGCGAGAAGATCGGCGTGATGTACGGCAACCCCGAAACCACCACGGGCGGACGGGCGCTGAAGTTCTACTCCAGCGTGCGCCTGGACGTGCGCAAGGTGGGCGGTAAATCCAATATGGTCGATAACGTCGCCGTCTCACACACCGTGAAGGTCAAGACCGTGAAGAACAAGGTCGCGCCGCCCTTCAAGGAAGTCGAGCTGACCATCGTGTATGGCAAGGGCTTCGACGCCATGGATGACCTCGTGACCCTGGCCACGAACTTTGAAGTCATCAAGAAGTCGGGCAGCTTTTACAGCTACCGCGAGGAACGCCTCGGTCAGGGCAAGGAGAAGGCCATCGCCTTCCTGGCCGAGCGCCCCGAGTTGCTCGCCGACATTCGCGAGCAGGTCCTCGCCCAACTGCGTGGCAACACGCCTGCCCTTCCCACCACCGCAGAAGCCCTCCCCGCCGACTGA
- a CDS encoding replication initiator protein A codes for MPRKAASTQSVSQELTLSGSEERNLNRLSLVLAASRVPETMTYWERSWSSSDHFGITIRVSCVSSANDVVPHGIDNDILFGLTNAYVGAGLPQDNTFRVTAYQLLMYAALPIGGHSYAVIKPSLTRLRNSTFTITDSWYDRKEETYQSLSTSLVQNWKVIERRKFPSAFGDEAVNADALLQVTLDPDLARSIRLGYIRPVDLNILRGLSQPLTRTLYRKLEDEKHPVDRPPQMLYQTALLPWAERLGINGRPDTIRRALQTAHQQLLDCGFLADVNYIGRGKGQDIQYVFAQSTRPPARPEAVAALTSRRITQGAALKYASEFGLEAVMAAVKRYDELMAGGYQAKSASGLLVDILRHPLKYQTLEAEPRSSLPAAPKPLLGQPETLPEEDRSLQTAAFMLKKVALPETLKDNAAELYLQGWVRAAELAALKHDPEPAKTVLLWNARASGVAEGGAETDGEP; via the coding sequence GTGCCTCGCAAAGCCGCTTCTACCCAGTCGGTTAGCCAGGAGCTCACCCTCTCAGGGAGTGAGGAGCGGAATCTGAACCGGCTTTCCCTGGTGCTGGCCGCCTCGCGCGTGCCTGAGACGATGACCTACTGGGAACGCTCCTGGTCGTCCTCAGACCACTTCGGCATCACCATCCGGGTGAGTTGCGTCTCCAGCGCCAATGACGTCGTGCCCCACGGCATCGACAACGACATCCTCTTCGGCCTCACCAACGCCTATGTCGGTGCCGGACTGCCGCAGGACAACACATTTCGCGTCACAGCCTATCAACTGCTCATGTACGCCGCCCTGCCCATCGGGGGGCACAGCTACGCGGTGATTAAACCCAGCCTGACGCGGTTGCGAAACAGCACTTTTACCATCACAGACAGTTGGTATGACCGGAAGGAAGAGACGTACCAGTCGCTGAGCACCAGTCTCGTTCAGAACTGGAAGGTGATTGAGAGACGGAAATTCCCGTCGGCCTTTGGAGACGAGGCGGTGAATGCCGACGCCCTCCTACAGGTGACGCTCGACCCTGATCTGGCGCGCAGCATCAGGCTGGGGTATATCCGCCCGGTTGACCTCAATATCCTGCGGGGCCTCAGCCAGCCCCTCACCCGCACCCTGTACCGCAAACTTGAGGACGAGAAGCACCCGGTGGACCGTCCGCCCCAGATGCTCTATCAGACCGCCCTGCTCCCCTGGGCCGAGCGTCTGGGCATCAACGGTCGCCCTGACACCATCCGCCGTGCCCTGCAAACGGCGCACCAACAGCTGCTTGACTGCGGCTTTCTCGCCGACGTGAATTACATCGGGCGGGGCAAGGGCCAGGATATCCAGTACGTCTTTGCCCAGTCCACCCGGCCTCCCGCGCGCCCAGAAGCGGTCGCCGCGCTTACCAGCAGGCGCATCACCCAGGGAGCGGCACTGAAGTACGCGTCGGAGTTTGGCCTTGAGGCTGTGATGGCCGCAGTGAAGCGGTACGACGAGCTTATGGCGGGCGGGTACCAGGCCAAGAGTGCCAGCGGCCTGCTGGTGGACATCCTGCGCCATCCCCTCAAGTACCAAACGCTCGAGGCAGAGCCCAGGTCTTCTCTGCCAGCAGCCCCAAAACCGCTGTTGGGCCAGCCTGAGACGCTCCCTGAGGAGGACCGCAGCCTCCAGACGGCCGCGTTCATGCTGAAGAAGGTCGCCCTGCCCGAAACACTGAAAGACAACGCCGCGGAGCTGTACCTGCAAGGGTGGGTGAGGGCAGCGGAACTGGCAGCGCTCAAGCACGATCCCGAGCCGGCGAAGACGGTTCTGTTGTGGAACGCCCGTGCAAGTGGAGTTGCCGAAGGCGGAGCCGAGACAGACGGAGAGCCGTGA
- a CDS encoding GlxA family transcriptional regulator: MRRVLVLLLPDVHLLDLSGPAQVFHSAAEQGAQYALTFCAAQPQVRSAQGLTLSDLAPLPQVQPGDLILVPGVQIGAVNHLPTLLDSGTRDWLQASAGHGVEVAAVCAGALALGEAQLLVGRRCTTHWSLTGLLQKRHPSARVLDNVLFVQDRGVTTSAGIASGIDLALSLVEAEHGPLLTARVARDLVVYLRRSGEHAQASIYLEYRTHLHAGVHRVQDWLVAHPAQRTSLTDLARVAGMSARHLARSFKSATGLTVLDYQQRLRLELARDLLQDPRLTLDAVADRSGFGDARALRRVWRKHFGAPPSKHRSQA; the protein is encoded by the coding sequence GTGCGCCGCGTGCTGGTCCTGCTTCTTCCCGACGTTCACCTGCTGGACCTCTCCGGTCCCGCGCAGGTGTTTCACAGCGCCGCCGAGCAAGGGGCGCAATACGCCTTGACCTTCTGTGCCGCCCAGCCTCAGGTTCGCAGCGCCCAGGGCCTGACGCTGAGTGACCTCGCGCCGCTGCCCCAGGTCCAGCCGGGTGACCTGATCCTGGTGCCCGGCGTGCAGATCGGAGCCGTGAACCACCTGCCCACGCTGCTCGACTCGGGGACCCGGGACTGGTTGCAGGCCAGCGCGGGGCACGGCGTGGAGGTGGCCGCCGTCTGCGCCGGAGCCCTCGCGCTCGGAGAGGCTCAACTGCTCGTCGGACGCCGCTGCACCACCCACTGGTCCCTGACCGGCCTGCTGCAAAAGCGTCATCCCAGTGCCCGGGTGCTGGACAACGTGCTGTTTGTACAGGACCGGGGCGTAACGACGAGCGCGGGGATCGCGTCCGGCATCGACCTGGCGCTGTCGCTCGTCGAAGCGGAGCACGGGCCACTCCTAACCGCCAGGGTGGCGCGCGACCTGGTGGTGTACCTGCGCCGCAGCGGCGAGCACGCCCAGGCTTCCATCTACCTCGAATACCGCACCCACTTGCACGCTGGGGTCCACCGGGTGCAGGACTGGCTGGTCGCGCATCCTGCGCAACGGACCTCCCTCACAGACCTCGCCCGTGTGGCTGGAATGAGCGCACGGCACCTGGCGCGCAGCTTCAAGTCGGCTACAGGGCTGACGGTGCTCGACTACCAGCAGCGCCTTCGCCTCGAACTCGCGCGTGACTTGTTGCAAGACCCCCGCCTCACCCTCGACGCCGTGGCGGACCGCAGTGGCTTCGGGGACGCCCGGGCGCTGCGGCGGGTGTGGCGGAAACACTTTGGCGCTCCACCCTCTAAACATCGCTCCCAGGCCTGA
- a CDS encoding cysteine hydrolase family protein — protein MLTIDPQTALVLIDVQQGFDAPSWGMRNNPHAEERIAELLEAWRQSRRPIWHVQHISREPNSPLRPGQDGVRFKPLAEPRPGETVIQKHVNSAFIGTDLKEQLRAAGVTSVVITGLTTDHCVSTTTRMAGNLGFRVLLPEDATATFGRTGPDGRHFWAHEIHGVHLASLNGEFATVTDTASVLAALGPGL, from the coding sequence GTGCTCACCATTGATCCTCAAACCGCTCTGGTCCTCATCGACGTGCAGCAGGGCTTCGACGCCCCCTCGTGGGGCATGCGCAACAACCCACACGCGGAGGAGCGCATCGCTGAACTGTTGGAGGCGTGGCGGCAGAGTAGACGGCCCATCTGGCACGTCCAGCACATTTCCCGCGAACCGAACTCGCCACTGAGGCCCGGTCAGGACGGCGTGCGGTTCAAGCCCCTGGCCGAGCCTCGTCCGGGTGAAACCGTGATCCAGAAGCACGTGAACAGCGCCTTTATCGGGACCGATCTGAAAGAGCAACTTCGTGCTGCAGGCGTGACCAGCGTGGTGATCACGGGCCTGACCACCGATCACTGCGTGTCCACCACCACCCGCATGGCGGGCAACCTGGGCTTTCGGGTGCTGCTGCCGGAAGACGCGACGGCGACCTTCGGCCGTACCGGGCCAGACGGGCGGCACTTCTGGGCGCACGAGATTCACGGTGTGCACCTCGCCAGCCTGAACGGGGAATTTGCCACCGTAACGGACACGGCGTCGGTCCTTGCCGCGTTGGGCCCCGGTCTGTGA
- a CDS encoding DMT family transporter: protein MKNTSSVTALKTETSGAETGAETAGWWWAGLGVLCFSLTLPATRLAVPEFGGYTVGFGRAVVAALLAVILLVVRRERLPERRHWRGLGLVALGVVFGFPVLTSLALRTVPSSHGAVVVGLLPAATAVAAVLLTRERPRPAFWLVSALGVAAVVAFAATTGAGHLESGDALMLLAVLLAAVGYAEGGRLAQELDGWRVVSWALVFSLPASLPITLLASWPTHLPSGTAWLAFGYVSVVSMFLGFFAWYRGLALGGVAQAGQVQLVQPVLTVGWSALLLGEALDGRTLLAALLVVACAGLSRLTRSS, encoded by the coding sequence GTGAAGAACACCAGTAGCGTTACAGCCCTAAAGACAGAAACATCCGGAGCAGAGACAGGAGCAGAGACAGCGGGTTGGTGGTGGGCGGGCCTGGGCGTGTTGTGCTTCAGCCTGACCCTGCCTGCGACGCGCCTCGCCGTGCCTGAGTTCGGGGGATACACCGTGGGCTTCGGACGTGCGGTCGTGGCCGCTCTGTTGGCCGTGATCCTCCTGGTTGTGCGGCGTGAGCGCCTCCCCGAACGCCGTCACTGGCGAGGTCTGGGCCTGGTGGCACTGGGCGTGGTGTTCGGGTTCCCGGTCCTGACGTCGCTCGCCCTGCGAACAGTGCCGTCCTCGCACGGCGCAGTCGTGGTGGGCCTGCTTCCCGCCGCGACCGCGGTGGCCGCCGTACTGCTCACCCGTGAGCGCCCCCGTCCCGCGTTCTGGCTGGTTTCTGCTCTGGGCGTGGCGGCGGTCGTGGCCTTCGCGGCGACAACGGGGGCTGGGCATCTGGAGAGCGGTGACGCGCTCATGCTGCTGGCGGTGCTGCTGGCCGCTGTGGGCTATGCCGAGGGCGGACGGCTGGCCCAGGAGCTGGACGGCTGGCGCGTGGTGAGCTGGGCGCTGGTGTTCTCCCTGCCGGCCTCACTGCCCATCACCCTGCTCGCCTCATGGCCGACCCACCTGCCTTCAGGTACAGCTTGGCTGGCCTTTGGGTACGTGTCGGTGGTGAGCATGTTTCTGGGATTTTTCGCATGGTACCGCGGCCTGGCACTCGGCGGGGTGGCGCAGGCCGGACAGGTGCAACTGGTCCAGCCGGTCCTGACGGTGGGATGGTCCGCCCTGCTTCTCGGCGAGGCGCTCGACGGGCGCACCCTGCTCGCCGCCTTGTTGGTGGTGGCCTGCGCGGGGTTGAGCCGCCTGACCCGTTCCTCCTGA
- a CDS encoding PLP-dependent aminotransferase family protein, translating to MSSGREAVTGRQGLLLDLKALIQHESKPGDRLPSVRELTRRYGTSPVTVSAVVAQLVREGLVTTRPGHGTFVAAPSATPQQLDLGWQTVTLAGRAALPGHVQDLFRPPLPDVLPLGNGYPDETLQPLELLGSALRDAAKRPGVWSRLPAEGLDALRAWFARELGGEYRASDVLIVPGAQAGLSTSLRALLPAGAPLLVESPTYYGVLAAAQAVGARPVPVPADAEGIRPDLLDMAFRSSGARVLYLQPRYASPTGASLALGRRAAVLAAAERAGAFIIEDDYARDLTLHGEPLPPLALAGEGRVVYLRSLTKAVAPGMRIAALIARGPVWTRLRNARATEDYFLAGPLQEAALGVLTARSWPRHLGSLRETLRVRRDTMVQALTQHWPQARLFLVPQGGYNLWVQLPGGLGDLEFAEQAARAGVQVSAGSGFFPTEPGEAFVRLSYAAASPSVIEEAVHRLKPLVQVERAGSRQLGKRQNSREA from the coding sequence ATGTCCAGCGGGCGTGAAGCCGTCACGGGTAGGCAAGGCCTGCTGCTCGATTTAAAAGCGTTGATTCAGCATGAATCCAAGCCGGGTGACCGACTTCCCTCCGTTCGTGAATTGACGCGCCGTTACGGGACCAGTCCCGTAACGGTCAGCGCTGTGGTGGCGCAGCTCGTGCGCGAAGGCCTGGTGACCACCCGGCCTGGGCACGGAACGTTTGTGGCAGCGCCCTCCGCCACTCCGCAACAACTCGATCTCGGGTGGCAGACGGTAACCCTCGCCGGACGTGCAGCGTTGCCTGGGCACGTTCAAGACCTGTTCCGGCCTCCACTCCCGGACGTCCTGCCCCTGGGAAACGGTTATCCCGACGAGACGCTCCAACCGCTGGAGCTGCTGGGCTCGGCCCTGAGGGACGCGGCCAAACGCCCTGGGGTCTGGTCGCGGCTGCCTGCCGAAGGGCTTGATGCCCTCCGGGCGTGGTTTGCCCGCGAACTGGGCGGAGAGTACCGGGCGTCGGACGTCCTGATCGTGCCGGGGGCACAGGCGGGGCTGTCGACCAGTCTGCGCGCGCTGCTTCCCGCAGGTGCACCCTTGCTGGTGGAGTCCCCGACGTACTACGGCGTGCTTGCCGCTGCCCAGGCCGTTGGCGCACGGCCCGTGCCTGTGCCGGCTGATGCCGAGGGTATACGGCCCGATCTGCTCGATATGGCCTTCCGCTCCTCAGGGGCGCGGGTCTTGTACCTGCAACCCCGCTACGCCAGTCCGACAGGCGCCTCGCTGGCCCTTGGCCGGCGCGCGGCAGTGCTCGCGGCGGCAGAACGCGCTGGCGCGTTCATTATCGAGGATGACTATGCCCGCGACCTCACCCTACATGGAGAGCCGCTCCCACCCCTCGCCCTGGCGGGAGAGGGGCGCGTCGTGTACCTCCGCTCCCTCACCAAGGCGGTGGCGCCTGGGATGCGGATCGCGGCCCTGATCGCCCGGGGACCAGTCTGGACGCGGCTTCGCAACGCGCGCGCCACCGAAGATTACTTTCTTGCGGGACCGCTCCAAGAAGCGGCGCTCGGCGTTCTGACTGCGCGGAGCTGGCCGCGGCATCTGGGGAGCCTCCGAGAAACCCTGCGGGTGAGGCGAGACACGATGGTCCAGGCACTTACCCAGCATTGGCCGCAGGCCCGACTGTTCCTCGTTCCGCAAGGTGGGTACAACCTGTGGGTGCAGTTGCCAGGAGGGCTGGGGGATCTGGAGTTTGCGGAGCAGGCGGCGCGCGCCGGCGTGCAGGTCAGTGCGGGAAGTGGCTTCTTCCCGACCGAGCCCGGTGAGGCGTTCGTGCGCCTGAGCTACGCAGCGGCCAGCCCCAGCGTGATCGAAGAAGCCGTGCACCGTTTAAAGCCGCTGGTACAGGTGGAGCGGGCGGGTTCAAGGCAGCTTGGAAAGCGCCAGAACTCCAGGGAAGCTTGA
- a CDS encoding GlcG/HbpS family heme-binding protein: protein MRTPPLTLAQACTIIDAALAHARRDGLAPLVVVVLDAGGHLIACKREDGAGFARLDLAHGKAWGALGMGFGSRELAERAEQFPTFFAALATTSRGRMVPSPGGVLIVAADQSCVGAVGVSGDAGDHDEACAITGIEAIGLRASPGVLEG from the coding sequence ATGCGCACACCACCGCTGACCTTAGCACAGGCCTGCACCATCATTGACGCGGCGCTCGCCCACGCGAGGCGGGACGGGCTTGCCCCATTGGTGGTGGTCGTCCTCGATGCGGGTGGGCATCTCATCGCCTGCAAGCGGGAGGACGGGGCAGGGTTCGCGCGCCTGGACCTCGCCCATGGCAAGGCCTGGGGTGCGCTGGGAATGGGCTTTGGCAGCCGCGAGCTGGCTGAGCGCGCCGAGCAGTTCCCCACGTTCTTTGCTGCGCTGGCCACCACCAGCCGCGGACGCATGGTGCCGTCACCGGGCGGCGTGCTGATCGTTGCGGCCGATCAGAGTTGCGTAGGGGCGGTGGGGGTGTCCGGTGACGCGGGCGACCACGACGAAGCCTGCGCCATTACGGGCATCGAGGCTATTGGGCTGCGGGCCTCCCCCGGGGTGCTGGAGGGTTGA
- a CDS encoding pyridoxamine 5'-phosphate oxidase family protein, translated as MAVADEKTLLLPERRGNNCADSLRNIFSDPHAALLFLIPGIGETLRVNGRARITPPELLKRSAVKGIPPRCAVTIEVDTVFFRCARAIHRCGLWQPPRTEHLEKVPSVQEQCLQRFRAALWTARPTIWPCWSDNAQPCTDRCVSFTHKAIRDERGLLSIYPPVKIFMSNGWEHILMERVRVDELSKRYVPLSGQMDANSGVHLLNSWLHFEQGEGEQHAVPPVRLEQVTSAAVVYPQC; from the coding sequence GTGGCCGTTGCCGATGAAAAGACCTTGCTGCTCCCGGAACGCCGAGGGAACAACTGCGCGGACAGCTTGCGGAACATCTTCTCCGACCCCCACGCCGCGTTGCTCTTTTTGATTCCTGGCATAGGCGAGACCCTCCGGGTCAATGGGAGGGCCCGAATCACCCCCCCCGAGTTGCTGAAACGCTCTGCGGTGAAAGGAATACCTCCTCGGTGTGCCGTGACCATTGAGGTGGATACCGTTTTCTTCCGGTGCGCCCGAGCGATTCACCGCTGTGGCCTCTGGCAACCGCCACGGACCGAGCACCTTGAGAAAGTGCCGAGTGTGCAGGAGCAATGCTTGCAGCGCTTCCGGGCGGCGCTGTGGACGGCGAGGCCTACGATCTGGCCCTGCTGGAGTGACAACGCTCAACCTTGTACTGACCGTTGCGTGTCGTTCACCCATAAGGCCATTCGAGATGAACGAGGACTTCTAAGTATCTATCCACCTGTAAAAATATTCATGTCTAATGGTTGGGAACATATTCTTATGGAGAGGGTCAGGGTGGACGAACTGTCAAAGCGGTACGTCCCTTTATCAGGGCAGATGGACGCGAATTCTGGAGTCCATCTGCTGAACTCTTGGCTTCACTTTGAGCAGGGCGAGGGGGAGCAGCATGCTGTTCCCCCTGTCAGACTTGAGCAGGTCACCTCTGCCGCGGTGGTTTACCCGCAGTGTTGA
- a CDS encoding aspartate aminotransferase family protein: MASVGHCHPEVVRAIQQQAAQLLTVAQTIPNDRRAEFLQTLTGLLPQTLQRVFLCNSGTEAMEAAKKFAVAATGRRKFISMKRGFSGRSLGALALTWEPAYRAPFKDIIDTANVEFVSYGDIQALEAVMDDTVAAVILEPVQGEGGVRPGDVAFIQAARALSSRCGALLILDEIQTGFGRTGKMFAMEHFGIVPDGITLAKAMGGGVPIGAFAMTDDVALKMPKGGHGGTFGGNPLAMAAGTAAMRVIQRERLPDQAAEKGAYFLARLRAIQSPKIREVRGLGLMIGVELKEKGGPYIKALAQQEGVLALPATSLVIRFLPPLTVGYDEIDRVVTALDRVLKRPPSTL; encoded by the coding sequence GTGGCCTCGGTAGGCCACTGCCACCCTGAAGTTGTACGGGCTATTCAGCAGCAAGCGGCACAACTCCTCACGGTTGCGCAAACCATTCCCAATGACCGGCGAGCTGAATTCCTGCAGACGCTTACAGGGCTGTTGCCACAAACATTGCAAAGGGTCTTCCTGTGTAACAGTGGCACTGAAGCGATGGAGGCTGCAAAAAAATTCGCCGTTGCCGCCACGGGCCGGCGAAAGTTCATTTCCATGAAGCGTGGCTTCAGCGGCCGGAGTCTCGGCGCTTTGGCCCTCACCTGGGAGCCGGCTTACCGCGCACCTTTTAAGGACATCATCGACACAGCCAACGTAGAATTCGTCTCGTATGGCGATATCCAGGCGCTGGAAGCCGTTATGGACGATACCGTAGCTGCCGTCATACTCGAACCTGTTCAGGGTGAAGGTGGCGTCCGCCCAGGTGACGTGGCGTTCATTCAGGCCGCCCGAGCCCTCTCTTCTCGCTGCGGCGCTCTCCTTATTCTCGATGAGATCCAGACGGGCTTCGGGCGGACTGGCAAGATGTTCGCCATGGAGCACTTTGGGATTGTGCCCGACGGCATCACGCTGGCGAAAGCGATGGGCGGTGGAGTGCCGATTGGGGCCTTCGCGATGACCGATGACGTCGCCTTAAAGATGCCAAAAGGAGGCCACGGCGGAACATTCGGAGGCAACCCACTGGCCATGGCGGCCGGAACGGCCGCGATGCGGGTGATCCAGCGAGAGCGGTTGCCTGACCAGGCCGCTGAGAAAGGCGCTTACTTTCTGGCACGGTTACGCGCAATCCAAAGCCCCAAAATTCGCGAGGTGCGAGGGCTGGGATTGATGATAGGAGTGGAACTGAAGGAGAAGGGCGGCCCCTATATCAAAGCGTTGGCTCAACAGGAGGGTGTCTTGGCACTACCAGCGACCTCACTGGTCATCCGTTTCCTGCCACCTCTCACAGTCGGCTACGACGAGATTGACCGAGTTGTGACAGCGCTCGACCGGGTCTTGAAACGACCGCCAAGCACGCTCTGA